The DNA sequence TGCGCGACAAACCCCACGTGAATATAGGAACCATCGGCCATGTGGACCACGGCAAGACCACACTGACTGCGGCCATCACGAAAAGTGAGTGGGTGGGGGGGAGCGGGGTGCGTCCGGCTGCAGGAACCTGGAGccagggaatggaactcaggcgaGATACGGTTTGGAAGGTGCCGGAGACGTTCATTATCTTGAACTTGTAGAGCTTTTTGATGCGCACATTGGAAGATCTTGAATGGACTTGAGCCGCGTGAAATGATCTTCAAGGAGAGGCTGTCCTGGAGAAGTCGCAGGGCAGACTCTTGCAACACTATTatcaattctttctgtctccccaaAGCTGAAGAATTAGTGATTTTAGGGAGGGGGTGCCATGGAAACTATCTTTCCGGATTGTCCTTTAGGTGGGAGGGGCCCCTGGGTGTGGCCTGAGCCCTACTGGTCTCTTGAGAAGTTGTGtgttcttttccttccattaGTTCTAGCTGAGGGAGGTGGGGCTAAGTTCAAGAAGTACGAGGAGATAGACAATGCACCGGAGGAGCGAGCTCGAGGTATCACCATCAACGCAGCCCATGTGGAGTATAGCACTGCTGCCCGTCACTATGCCCATACAGACTGCCCGGGTCACGCAGATTATGTTAAGGTGAGGGTTCTTGAGGACAGATGGAACTTGCTTCTGGCCAAGATGAATAGGAAGCTTGAAGGGAGGAGGTTAAGGTTGtaggaatgggggctggagagaagactcggtatgtaagagtgcttgctgcccatccctgtaaccccagctcagAGGGGGATGAGAGGATTTTGGGGCTCCTTGCCCAGCCAGTCTAACTGTAAAACGgaactctgagttcagtgagagattgtcTCGCAGAAATAAGGTCTGAAGAGTAATAATAAAAGAGGACACCAGATGTCTTTTTTAGGTTTTCACACACGTgcagcatgcatatacacacacacacgcacacacacaccacccatatACCTGAAAAAAATTGTGGAACTGTTTGGATATGAGGTCAGTGATTTGTAGCCATGATAATAGGAGGTGAGatgacagaggaagtggggaggctCACTATCTTAACAGTTATTCATAGGTAAATCAATATGGATCTGAAAAGGTCCTCAAGGCTGTCTATCTTCCTCTCCCTAACCCAGAATATGATCACAGGCACTGCTCCCCTAGATGGCTGTATCCTGGTGGTGGCAGCTAATGATGGTCCTATGCCCCAGACCCGAGAGCACTTATTACTGGCTAAACAGGTACTTGTGTCTAGGTGGGGatgaaaggagaaagtggagacTCAGCAACTTGGTATATCATCTCTGCCCCTTTCCCATCTGCAGATTGGGGTAGAGCACGTGGTGGTGTATGTGAACAAGGCAGATGCTGTCCAGGACTCTGAGATGGTGGAGCTAGTGGAGCTGGAGATCCGAGAACTGCTCACTGAGTTTGGCTATAAAGGGGAGGAGGCTCCTGTCATTGTAGGCTCTGCTCTCTGTGCCCTTGAGGTAAAGGCAGGGTCAGGCTGTGGTTTGGTAGGGATGGGATagagctttgtttattttttcttcctggtaaggtctcactccaggctgacctggagttcactacatagcctcagagtggcgttgaactcactgtgatcctttggagtgctgggattaagggcatgcatcaccacgcctgtttttttttttttttttttttagaactttaaaaaatttttttttaatttttattagcattttccatgattaacaTCTagcttatgggtcctggggaactcgggtcattaggcttacaggcaaggatttattttttcatttctttgcaagcagagagagctagccAGAATGGGCTcaacatggcctctagccactgcaaaggaactccagatgcatgtgccacattgtgcatttggctccatgtggatactggggaattgaacctgggacctttggctttgcaggaaattgccttaacctctaagccatctctccagcccccaggcaagcatcttaaccattgtggacctgagccatctctgcaatccttgttgtttttttttttttttttttttttttcttttttcattttttaggtatagcatctcattctagcttaggctcacctggaattcactgtgtagctccaggctggcctccaactcacaatgattcttctACTTTTACCTCCCaattgctagaattaaaggtgtggccaccacGACAAGCTTTATATTTgcgaggggagagagaatgagaatgggcataccagggcctcttgccacttagAACTTTGTTCTGTGCTTAAGTTTTGATGAGAGAAGCAAACATTTCAGAGTCCTGTCACCTCCCCTCAACAGCAACGTGACCCAGAGCTGGGCGTGAAGTCAGTGCAGAAGCTGCTGGATGCTGTGGACACTTACATCCCAGTGCCCACCCGGGACTTGGAGAAACCCTTCCTGCTGCCTGTAGAATCAGTTTACTCTATCCCTGGTgaggactgctcacttaccccatCTGCAGAGTGGCTGTCTAACCTGGTGTCCCTGATCATCCTGTCTGCTTTCTCCCAGGCCGGGGCACAGTGGTGACAGGTACACTAGAGCGTGGCATTTTGAAGAAGGGAGACGAGTGTGAGTTCCTGGGGCATAGCAAGAACATTCGCACTGTGGTGACAGGTACGGGAAGGAAGCCTTGTAATCGCAGGGTCTGGCTCCAGCGTGGCCTTTCCCCTTGTGGACCTGTGCCTTGGACCccttctcttctgtcttcttcctccTAGGCATTGAGATGTTCCACAAGAGCCTAgagagggcagaggcaggagataaCCTGGGGGCTCTGGTCCGAGGCTTGAAGCGGGAGGACTTGAGGCGTGGTCTTGTGATGGTCAAGCCAGGCTCTATCCAGCCCCACCAGAAAGTGGATGCACAGGTGAGGGCTCCAGGTGATTGTGGGCAGGGTTGAGCCAAGTTATCCCCTGCATGGAGCTTCCAGCTAAGCCTTGTTCTCTTCCTTCACTGTTTTCCAGGTTTACATCCTCAGCAAGGAAGAGGGCGGTCGCCACAAACCCTTTGTATCCCATTTCATGCCTGTCATGTTCTCCTTGACTTGGGACATGGCCTGTCGTGTCATCTTGCCTCCAGGGAAGGTACGGGTTGGAAATGGGAAGAAATGATAAGGTATTCTTTCTAGCTCTGTCTGAAGATTGTAGCATGACACTCTGGATAGCCTTTTCCTTCAGTGAATAGAGACTTCTGCCTCCGAAAATAAGCACTCCAGAAGGAAGGCTGTGGCATTGGAGGGGTGGGTCCCTAGATTGGAGTCATAGTAGCCTTTGTCCAGGGAAACTCTTGACATATACGAGGTCACTGGGAAGGATGAAGCTGTTCCCAGGCAGAACCCTCTTCCTGCTAGACATGGCAGTCAGAAGTTAAAGAACGCAGGTGCCCTGATGATGGCTGTGCCCTGTCGTTCTCTTCCCCTACAGGAACTTGCCATGCCTGGGGAGGACCTGAAGCTCAGCCTCATCTTGCGGCAGCCCATGATCTTAGAAAAAGGCCAGCGTTTCACCCTGCGTGATGGCAACAAGACCATTGGCACTGGCCTTGTCACTGACACACCAGCCATGACCGAAGAGGACAAGAACCTCAAGTGGAGTTGAGCCTGGACTTTTGTTTAAGTTGAACTGCTCTGTCGTGGTCAGTGTTCTTCCTGTTTCAGATGCCCCCTGTGGACACAAGCTACGACTAAGCTGAGTGTAATTAGATGGACATTCCCCCACACAAGGGGTGACCTGTCAGGTGAGACAGGCCAATAAATTTCTGTGAATACTAAGATGGCGGGTGTCTCATGTCCTTTGTGTAATTTGGAGAGGTGGGGAATGAACTCAACTCTCTTCAAAGCCATCCTCACTGCTCAAAGCCATCCTCACTGCTGTGAGAGCCTGAGAAAAGGAATCTAGTCCAGTGAGCTTTGTGTTAACTGCCTAGCAAAATATTTCAGTAGCATATTGAATATTTTCTCGGATTGGGACAAATTGGTCATCACCAAGGAGCTCAGGTGTCTTCCTTTACTGTCTGCtaggttgtgtgtgcatgttctcaGCAAGCTGTCATTCCTGGTGTGCTCTCACTGCTGCTTCCGAGTACTCAGGTTCGAGTGCAGCTTGGTGGTCGTATGGTGCATTCATCTAGCTTGCATGACAGCTTCAGTCCCCAGTTCCATCATGCACAAAAAACTTGATTTTCAGCATTTGAGattaaattaagagaaaaaaaaaacaaaacaaaagctatttCTTGCCAGATGGTGCAcatccttagtcccagcactacggaggcagaggaagattgctgtgagttcgaggtcaccctgagactacatagtgaattccaggtcagtctgagctagagtagaccctactttgaaaaactaaagcaaaaactgtctctaaataaataaataaataaataaataaataaataaagcaacagaacccacataagctagttgCATATGGTGGCAAAtgttgtctagagttcatttgcaatagctagaggccctgttttcCCTCATAAACAGTTGTACCACTCACCAAGGATTTGTATGCTCTAGGTTTCCGTTAGGCTTAGATCCTACAGAATGAATATACCAGATGATCTACTTGGGCACCTAGTAGGTAATACTCTTGGGCCCAACCCAAGCTTTATTGCAGAACCGAAATCTATGATTCAAAGCAAACAAATCTAAGGTAGATATAGAAAATTTGTAAaaacaactggggctggagagatggcttagcagttagggtgcttgcttataaaagtctggagctggccatggtggcgcatgcctttagttctagcactcaggattgccatgtgtttgagaccaccctgagactagtgaactctaggtctgctagagcaagaccctacctgggggagggaTTTGATGGAGTTTGtagtggtgccacatgcctttaatcccagcacttgggaggcacaggtaggatcactgaaagttggaagcaagcctgagactatatagtgaactctaggtcagcctgggctagagtctactttgaaaaaccaaaaagtaaatttaGGGCTGTAGAGgtcttaacggttaaggtgtttgcttgcaaagccaaaggaccacgatttgactccccagaacccatgtaagctagatgcacaagataatcacatgcatctggagatcatttacagtggctggaggccctggcacacccattctttctgcctctttttctcaacatattaaaagatttaaaaaaatgagctgtcaccagtgaaaatactcaacagtggacactgcaagccttttaattggccagccagcccaaatgagtcaacaggtgcaatagtggtacatctgtcatggtggaaaccaactgccctccaattggaggcccactccatgggggggggggggatacatccctgatactgaaaacttaaaacgggggtagtcatgagccctaggggtgttaacatctgctgatgtcttgataagtgtatatactatgcttatcaaactgcctagtaagcacttctcttaatatttatacccttatattaacactactctcactttgggtagagaatcttttcagatggcagtaaccttggcatgactcagaaggtaccacagtgctggaaagaagtgactggagtactgagtaacatctcgatcccaccttccaaggctcagggtctaatgcggaagaggtggcggaaagaatgtaagagccaaaggaagggtaggactccttacaacatgctcctccagacacaaaatggtctggatattcatgacctcactgtgcctgacactacctacacaagaccatcataagaggaaaagatcatgacatcaaaataaaaaagactgagatggggaggggatatgatggagagtagaatttcaaaggggatttcaaagttgggggaggagggtattaccatgggatattttttgatcatggaaaatgtaaaaaacggtcagggctggagagatggcttagcagttacgcacttgcctgtgaagcctaaggaccctggttcaaggctcaattccataggacccacgttagccaaatgcacaagggggcgaacacatctggagttcgtttgcagtggctgaaagccctggcacgtccattctgtatgtctctgtcactctcaaataaataaataaaagccagctgggtgtggtggtgcatgcctttaatcctagcacttgggaagcagagatagggttGTCTTGAGTTGggagactaaattccaggtcagcctggggtggagtgagaatctacctcaaacaaaaaaaaaggggggggggaactggagggatagcttagaggttaaggtttgcctgcaaagccaaaagacccaggttcgattcctcaggacccatgtaagccagatgcacatgatggcacatgtgtctgtaggcccagatgttcccattctctctcaaataaatcactgccctgagactacatacagaattccaggtcaggctgagctacagaCCGTacttcacaaaaccaaaaacaaagcaacaacaaaaaaaacacattatttctacactttttttttaaaattttttatttatttgagagcgacagacacagagagaaagacagatagagggggggagagagaatgggcgcgccagggcttccagcctctgcaaacgaactccagacacgtgcgcccccttgtgcatctggctaaagtgggacctggggaactgagcctcaaaccagggtccttaggcttcacaggcaagtgcttaaccactaagccatctctccagccctatttctacaCTCTTATCTTGTCCCTTATTTAGCTCCCATTCTTGTTGACCTAAATCTGGTTTCCTAACCCAGTCTTTTCTCACTAGTGACTTCATACACAGGTCATTCATACCCTAGTGATACTAACTTCCAATGGCCACAAATTCTAAAAAACATTCAACTAAGAGGTTGACAGAATTCCAAAGATACATACACTTAACAAGTTGCCCAATTACCCGCAACCTGAGTTGCTTGCCACACATAACTTCCAGATTCCACCTTCCAATGAACTAACTGAAGTAAGAAACAAACTACATTAAGTTTAAgttagtttaaaattttattttttttatttatttttcatatttttatgtaataaaaagtaaaagtccTTGAGgcatcatctgtctgtctctcacgcAGGACACTCAAGTTAATGGGGAAGAAAGAACAGGGGGCCCAAGTCTGAGgttataaataatagaaaataaaagatctTCCATCTCCAGCGGGGGAATAGATGAGGATGGGAGGGCAAGATTGGGTGGGACCCCGCAGGGGCAGAGCAggaaccccacccccacccccgctggACCCTGGCCCTGCCCAGTTCTAGACCCCACCCAATCAAGGTGCTTGGCAGGAATTCCCCAGCTCCCCCAGGGAaagggggttggggtggggggctgggacTGGTCCGAGCTGCTGGGGGAAGAGACATAGATCCCTCTTCCCGCCACTCATGGAAGTCTCAGGTCGCGGCCAGGACAATCTTCAGTTCCCcggggggtggaaggggagctgCTGGGAGGGATGAGATTGAACTGgttggaggggagagagaagagagcaggaGCATTAGAACCCGAGCAGCTGTCCCTCTGTCAATGCGTCCAGGGGGCGGAGGGGTGTGGGGAGGAGCGGTCTCCTCCAGGTGTCTCAGGGGGCTGTCAGAAGCACAGGTCAATCGCTGTTTCCCAGTAGGCCAGAGCCCTTACTCAGGTGCCCAGCTCAGCCCCCCATGCCCCAGTCTGGACCTGTCTGCTGCGCTGACCTTACCTCGGCTAAGTCAGGAGACAGTCGGGGTCActgagagctggggaggcagtggGGAGGGGGGCTGCTGGATCACAACTGAGCGAGGACGGAGGGAAGCAAAGGACAGAGCCAGGAGCAAGCCCCTGGCGGCGGCGACTGTGGCTTCTGCCCACCCTACATACTTCACAGACAGGCGTAGGTCGGCAGGCGCCCTCTGGGACAGCCCTGCCTCCAAGACCCCTCAATCCCCACCCAGAACCCGTGCATCCTGCCCCACCTGCAGCCCCTCAGCTCTTCCATGCCAAATTCCCCCAGCTAACGAGAACTCACGAATCCTGTCATCGGCTCCTCCTGGAAATCCAGGCGCCTGTCCAGGCTGCTCACCTTGGGGGTGTCCGATGTAGGGGTAGGGTGAGGGTGTGGAAGCTGAGAGTGCAGGTACCCCACTCGGGGGCACCGCGCCTTGGGGGGGGCCCCCATGGCCCTGGGGGGGGTGCAGCAGCATCACCTGGGGCGGGTGGGGAGCCCCAGGGTGTGGGGGCGGGGCTGCTGTGACTCCAGTTTGGACATGGGCCTATAGAACAGAAAGTACCAAATTTATGAAGGGCTCTGAGAATCCTATCAGGGCAGCCCTGCAAGAGTACAGGGACTCCCAAGTGGGACTGCCCCAGGTCAGGTCCTCTTTAGGGCTCCTACCTGGGTAACATGGGCCATGTTTGTGAAGCCGTGGGGCAGCTGCTGGTGGGGATGAATGGCATACACAGCAGCTGGTTGGGGAAAGCTGCTTTGAGGGGACTGGGCAGAAGGTCCCGGTGGTAGAGAGGGCGGTGTGCCTGTCAGGGCCCCTGGATGGTACAGGTTCTGCTGTGGCTGACCACTACCCAGGTGTGGAGCCTGTCCCGCCTGGTGCTGTCAGGGAGTAGAGGAGGAAGCATGAGTGAGTGTAACCCACTCATAGGGCTACTCAGGCTAGCCATTCactcgttttattttatttttttttatttttgttttttttcaaggtagggtttcactctagcccaggctgacctggaactcactatggagtctcaggatggcctggaacttatagcaatcctcctacttctggagtgctgggttaaaggcgtgcacagctACACCCAGCTCATTCAACCATTTCTGCCCCACCCACTCAACAACCCCCCACCCCACGACAAGCACCTGGACGGGACTGGGGGCCGCATGTTGGGACTGCGGCTGGCTCCCAGTAGGCGTTGTGGCCGGCTGTGGCTGGTGGCCATGGAGCTGTGTGGCATGGTGTGGATAGGACTGGTGAACAGTGGCTGCcaagaggaaaaagaggaggtCCCGTGCTAAGCACAAATGGGTGAAATCATACAGTCCATGGCAGGAAAGAGGGCCCTGTGACTCACCATAGAGGGCTTGAGGGGTGGGCTGCTCTGCAGAAGGGTACTGAGGAGTAGAGGAGGACACAATGGCCTGTGGGTGGCTACCAGAGGTCAGCATACGGGGGTTACTCTGAAGCATAGGGGCAAACACCGGCTGTTGGCACAAAGAATGAAGCAGTCAGTAGAGCAGCCTGGAAGTGTGTACTACCAGCTAACAGGTACAACACTGCTTGAACCTCAGCAATTACCTAAAGTTCTGACATTACAGAGGGAAAAACTGAGATGCAAGGTGTTCAACAAACAGCAGTAATTCCTACCATAGCCAAATCTGATACCAATCCCACCCAGAGCACCAATGCCTGCCTCCCTCAGGTTGAATGTAAGACATGAAGATGAGCTCCCTATATCCCCTTCCCTCCTGTGCCCCATCACCTGTGAAGGGTAGTGGGCCATAGGCTGCATCATGGCAGGCTGCCCTGGGAACTGCTGCGGGTTGTAGGGGATATAGGAAGAATATGGTGTAGCAGCAACCAGGGGaggaccagcagcagcagctgcggCTGCAGCAGCTGCAGCCTGCATCATCGGAGGGGCCGAGGCTGGTTGGTGCTGGTCAGAGCGCTGCGGGGGGAGGGAGCCTGCAAGTAAAGGTTAAACAGTACAGAGTTCAAATTCCACCTACTTGGAGAAAACAGGCAACCCACCAACTAACTGCCCATCCCAGCCATGCTCACCTTTTGCACCTCGGTACTTGCCCTGCTGCCCAGGCACTGAATTGGATACAGGATATGGATACATCTGAGGTGCCTAGATAGAGACAACAGATGAGGCTTCAATAGCTTGCTCACCATCTAGGACAGGCCAAAGCTGggcccattcagtctctctcccACCTGCACAGCTGGTCCCATGTGGATCTGAGGTATATAGGAGATGTATTGGGGGCTATAAAGCCCACTCTGGCCTGCTGTCAGCACCGGGATGGAAGGAGTTGAATGAGTACGAGGCCCTGGTGAAGTTGGAGTACTAGTGGATTTGTTCTGTAAGagacaaaagaggaaaataatttatttctatgcCTACCCTCACCCTCTTTAATTATCAGATAGCACTCTGCATTTTTTTCTTGGTCATGTCCCTTTTTCCCAAAACCAATCACCTGCTGCCATCCCTAGACTGCCACACTCCTCTCATCTCACTGCAGGACAGTCCACTGTGCTGGCAATGAGATGATGCCCTGCCTTACTGCATGCACCCTCAACACTCGACCATTCCACCATCCCATCTCACCACAGACAGCAGAGGCTTTGTGGGATTGAATTCCTTGGCATTGGGGTTCAACGTTGACTTCTTTACTTGTCTGTAAGAGGAAATGAAGTCAGCTCTTGGGGTTCATCCTTCACTAGCCAATAGCCACCCACACTTTACCACACCCACCACTTACTCAGCAACAGGGCTCTCATCTTTGTCATCTCCCTTGATAAGGCCCACTGGGGGGCTGCCAGTTTGGCTAGGGCAAGGTGGTGGGGGCTGCTCTGGCCCCTCAGTGCCTCCTATTGCTGTCAAGGATGGTTTGTCTTCCTTATCCGATACTGATTCTGTCTTGGAGGAGACTGGGGACCCCATGGACTCTGAAGTCAATATACCATccacctctttctcctttcctttggcCTCCTCCTTTAAGATTCGAGGAGGAAAGGgatccaggctggtctcagaggAGCTACTAGGCTGAAGCTGAGAGAGACATACATATCATACTGTCCGCCTGTTGCAGACTCCAGACCCTACTTCCTCCCATCATCCTTGCTTAAATTCTTCTCTCCCACCCACTTGGCCCCTTTGCCTCCCTTCAAAATCCTATGCACACGCCCATATCCTGCAGACATCTTAGCTCCTTTCCACACTTCACTAACCTTAAACTGGGCCCCAAACTTCCTCAGTTCTTCAAGCTGAAATCGTTTCTGTTCATTCTGAAGGCCAGGGACTATGAGAAAAAAGTGAATACAGTAAATTTATCAAAAGTTGCCTCATAGGACTATTAGTCCAGAGTactaaaaactaaagaaaacagACACTTTTAAGAATCCTAAGCCCACCTCATGGGatagaattcatgcctggtgctaAAAAcataatcaggggctggagagatggttcagcagttaaaggacaCTTAATAGCAAAACCTGTGGGCCTGGgtaagattccccagtacccatgttaaagccagacacacatgcctttaatggtATCACTtgaaaggccaaggtaggaggactgctgagttcaaggacagcctgagactacatggtgattccgggtcagcccgggctagaccaagaccctactaCCTcggaggaaaaaataaagaatgcaagagccaaaggaaggggaagactgctttgtaatactgtcttccagacaaagaggccttggcattcatgaccttacagtggctgaaactACACAAGGGGGAAAAATGAGGGCATCAAAACAGACCAGGGAGTAGTAGGAAAGAGGAGATGCAAGACAggaatggtggcatatacctttaatcccagcacttgggaggctgaggcaggaggatcactttaagggaggccaccctgagactacacagtgaattccaggtcagcctgggctagagaccctatctccaaaaaaagagagattcaGTTGTAGAGGGAGATAGGGTAGGGGAAACAAAGGGTAGTAGAAAACGATTATGATCATGGTTTACGTATTGTATATGTTTATAgaggttgtc is a window from the Jaculus jaculus isolate mJacJac1 chromosome 12, mJacJac1.mat.Y.cur, whole genome shotgun sequence genome containing:
- the Atxn2l gene encoding ataxin-2-like protein isoform X17 — encoded protein: MLHFLTAVVGSTCDVKVKNGTTYEGIFKTLSSKFELAVDAVHRKASEPAGGPRREDIVDTMVFKPSDVMLVHFRNVDFNYATKDKFTDSAIAMNSKVNGEHKEKVLQRWEGGDSNSDDYDLESDMSNGWDPNEMFKFNEENYGVKTTYDSSLSSYTVPLEKDNSEEFRQRELRAAQLAREIESSPQYRLRIAMENDDGRTEEEKHSAVQRQGSGRESPSLTSREGKYIPLPQRVREGPRGGVRCSSSRGGRPGLSSLPPRGPHHLDNSSPGPGSEARGINGGPSRMSPKAQRPLRGAKTLSSPNSRPSGEASVPPSAALPFLPVGRMYPPRSPKSAAPAPVSASCPEPPIGSAVASSASSIPVTSSVMDPGAGSISPASPKISLAPTDVKELTTKEPGRTLEPQELARIAGKVPGLQNEQKRFQLEELRKFGAQFKLQPSSSSETSLDPFPPRILKEEAKGKEKEVDGILTSESMGSPVSSKTESVSDKEDKPSLTAIGGTEGPEQPPPPCPSQTGSPPVGLIKGDDKDESPVAEQVKKSTLNPNAKEFNPTKPLLSVNKSTSTPTSPGPRTHSTPSIPVLTAGQSGLYSPQYISYIPQIHMGPAVQAPQMYPYPVSNSVPGQQGKYRGAKGSLPPQRSDQHQPASAPPMMQAAAAAAAAAAAGPPLVAATPYSSYIPYNPQQFPGQPAMMQPMAHYPSQPVFAPMLQSNPRMLTSGSHPQAIVSSSTPQYPSAEQPTPQALYATVHQSYPHHATQLHGHQPQPATTPTGSQPQSQHAAPSPVQHQAGQAPHLGSGQPQQNLYHPGALTGTPPSLPPGPSAQSPQSSFPQPAAVYAIHPHQQLPHGFTNMAHVTQAHVQTGVTAAPPPHPGAPHPPQVMLLHPPQGHGGPPQGAVPPSGVPALSASTPSPYPYIGHPQGEQPGQAPGFPGGADDRILCRVGRSHSRRRQGLAPGSVLCFPPSSLSCDPAAPLPTASPALSDPDCLLT
- the Atxn2l gene encoding ataxin-2-like protein isoform X10 codes for the protein MLKPQPPQQTSQPQQPPPTQQAVARRPTGGSSPPNGGLPGPLATNAATPGPPASASPCLGPASASGSGLRRAAEGILTPPPQHQERPGAAAVGSTRGQSTGKGPPQSPVFEGVYNNSRMLHFLTAVVGSTCDVKVKNGTTYEGIFKTLSSKFELAVDAVHRKASEPAGGPRREDIVDTMVFKPSDVMLVHFRNVDFNYATKDKFTDSAIAMNSKVNGEHKEKVLQRWEGGDSNSDDYDLESDMSNGWDPNEMFKFNEENYGVKTTYDSSLSSYTVPLEKDNSEEFRQRELRAAQLAREIESSPQYRLRIAMENDDGRTEEEKHSAVQRQGSGRESPSLTSREGKYIPLPQRVREGPRGGVRCSSSRGGRPGLSSLPPRGPHHLDNSSPGPGSEARGINGGPSRMSPKAQRPLRGAKTLSSPNSRPSGEASVPPSAALPFLPVGRMYPPRSPKSAAPAPVSASCPEPPIGSAVASSASSIPVTSSVMDPGAGSISPASPKISLAPTDVKELTTKEPGRTLEPQELARIAGKVPGLQNEQKRFQLEELRKFGAQFKLQPSSSSETSLDPFPPRILKEEAKGKEKEVDGILTSESMGSPVSSKTESVSDKEDKPSLTAIGGTEGPEQPPPPCPSQTGSPPVGLIKGDDKDESPVAEQVKKSTLNPNAKEFNPTKPLLSVNKSTSTPTSPGPRTHSTPSIPVLTAGQSGLYSPQYISYIPQIHMGPAVQAPQMYPYPVSNSVPGQQGKYRGAKGSLPPQRSDQHQPASAPPMMQAAAAAAAAAAAGPPLVAATPYSSYIPYNPQQFPGQPAMMQPMAHYPSQPVFAPMLQSNPRMLTSGSHPQAIVSSSTPQYPSAEQPTPQALYATVHQSYPHHATQLHGHQPQPATTPTGSQPQSQHAAPSPVQHQAGQAPHLGSGQPQQNLYHPGALTGTPPSLPPGPSAQSPQSSFPQPAAVYAIHPHQQLPHGFTNMAHVTQAHVQTGVTAAPPPHPGAPHPPQVMLLHPPQGHGGPPQGAVPPSGVPALSASTPSPYPYIGHPQGEQPGQAPGFPGGADDRIPLSDPDCLLT